The following proteins are co-located in the Pomacea canaliculata isolate SZHN2017 linkage group LG10, ASM307304v1, whole genome shotgun sequence genome:
- the LOC112573324 gene encoding kelch-like ECH-associated protein 1: MAQVSNSTPSCYRPKPMMTQKPADGSMHFNIMKHPKEAMEVMNTLRRARKLCDVSLVVGTETLAAHKLVLAAASPYFKAMFTGGMREEEMSSIPLHGISPCTLAMLIDFAYTAEIRISESNVCMLLRAATMFQMSHVVEACSVFLEHQLDPSNCIGIAEFAAEHGCMELEQKARKYIHNHFCEVIKSDEFLTLTYCQVIALLKQDELNVRCETEVYQAVMRWVQHELDKRLCKLESLLSAVRLTSLAPCFLERQLQHCPILKKRPQCLQTLSEKLKKLKLHEPGCDPPRKPCSPQVIFCAGGYLRQSLSNFECFNPKTRQWQRLPDLSTPRSGLGACIVRGAMYVVGGRNNSPDGNMDSNALNMYDALRNMWVPRCPMTVPRNRVGVGVIDNMIYAVGGSQGQAHHNSAERYDPEMDTWTPICSMSTRRIGVGCAVLNRLLFAVGGFDGQNRLSSVECYDPERDEWTTVASMNTMRSGAGVISMDNYVYAVGGYDSNCQLRTVERFSPEANRWEFVSPMNSPRSALSVAVVCNRLYALGGYDGTDFLTSVECYNPDTNEWTEVTNMPCGRSGHGVAVGAEPPLR, from the exons ATGGCCCAGGTGTCGAACTCCACGCCGTCGTGCTACCGGCCCAAGCCCATGATGACTCAGAAACCGGCCGACGGCAGCATGCATTTTAACATCATGAAGCACCCGAAGGAGGCCATGGAAGTCATGAACACCCTTCGTCGCGCGCGCAAACTGTGCGACGTATCGTTGGTGGTGGGCACGGAGACGCTGGCGGCCCACAAGCTGGTGCTGGCCGCCGCCTCGCCCTACTTCAAGGCAATGTTCACAGGTGGGATGCGTGAAGAGGAGATGTCTTCCATCCCTCTGCACGGCATCTCACCCTGCACCCTGGCCATGCTGATCGACTTCGCGTACACGGCGGAGATCCGCATCTCAGAATCCAACGTGTGCATGCTGCTTCGCGCTGCCACCATGTTCCAGATGTCGCACGTGGTGGAGGCCTGCAGCGTCTTCCTGGAGCACCAGCTGGACCCCAGCAACTGCATCGGCATCGCCGAGTTCGCTGCTGAGCACGGATGCATGGAGCTGGAACAGAAGGCGCGCAAGTACATCCACAACCACTTCTGTGAGGTCATCAAGAGCGACGAGTTCCTGACCCTCACTTACTGCCAGGTCATCGCCCTTCTCAAGCAAGACGAGCTGAACGTGCGGTGCGAGACGGAGGTATACCAGGCCGTCATGCGGTGGGTGCAGCACGAACTGGACAAGCGCCTGTGCAAGCTGGAGTCGCTCTTGTCCGCCGTGCGCTTGACTAGCCTGGCCCCGTGCTTCCTGGAACGGCAGCTGCAGCACTGCCCGATTCTTAAAAAGCGACCACAGTGTTTACAGACGCTGTCGGAGAAGCTGAAGAAGCTTAAACTGCACGAGCCGGGATGCGATCCGCCACGTAAGCCCTGCTCCCCGCAGGTCATCTTCTGCGCCGGCGGCTACTTGAGACAGTCGCTGAGCAACTTTGAATGCTTCAACCCCAAAACGCGGCAGTGGCAGCGCCTGCCGGACTTGTCTACGCCGCGCAGCGGGCTGGGCGCCTGTATCGTGCGCGGCGCCATGTACGTGGTGGGCGGTCGTAACAACTCTCCGGATGGCAACATGGACTCCAACGCCCTCAACATGTACGACGCTTTGCGCAATATGTGGGTGCCTCGCTGCCCCATGACCGTGCCCCGTAACCGCGTGGGCGTCGGAGTCATCGACAACATGATCTACGCGGTAGGGGGTTCGCAGGGCCAGGCGCACCACAACTCGGCGGAAAG GTATGACCCAGAAATGGATACTTGGACACCCATCTGCAGCATGTCTACTCGACGTATTGGAGTAGGCTGTGCAGTGTTGAACCGCCTCCTCTTTGCTGTGGGTGGCTTTGATGGGCAGAATCGCCTAAGCAGCGTGGAATGCTATGATCCTGAACGGGATGAGTGGACAACAGTAGCGTCCATGAACACAATGAGGAGTGGGGCAG GTGTCATTTCCATGGACAACTATGTTTATGCTGTTGGGGGCTACGACAGCAACTGCCAGCTGCGCACTGTGGAGCGCTTCAGTCCAGAGGCCAACAGATGGGAATTTGTCTCCCCCATGAACAGCCCCCGCTCTGCACTAAGCGTAGCTGTTGTGTGCAATAGGCTGTATGCATTAG GGGGTTATGATGGCACAGACTTTTTGACTTCGGTTGAATGTTACAACCCAGATACAAATGAGTGGACAGAAGTGACAAACATGCCATGTGGCCGCAGTGGTCATGGAGTAGCGGTAGGGGCAGAACCTCCACTCAGATAA